A single window of Bradyrhizobium daqingense DNA harbors:
- a CDS encoding tripartite tricarboxylate transporter TctB family protein, with translation MTQRSGSASGPAHKTLEIGMALLIGVFGLVVIFGSLKAGINWGAEGPRAGFFPFYIGAAIVASSAINLWNAQRDDDGRLFAEWGQLRQVMSVVVPTAIYVGSMPFIGLYVASMVFIAWFMRWLGGYRWLTTIAIAVGMPVVTYLVFERWFLVPLPKGPIEDWLGL, from the coding sequence ATGACTCAACGATCCGGCTCCGCGTCCGGCCCGGCGCACAAGACGCTCGAAATCGGCATGGCGCTGCTGATCGGCGTCTTCGGGCTCGTCGTGATCTTCGGCAGCCTGAAGGCCGGCATCAACTGGGGCGCGGAAGGCCCGCGTGCCGGCTTCTTCCCCTTCTATATCGGCGCCGCCATCGTCGCCTCGAGCGCCATCAACCTGTGGAACGCGCAACGCGACGACGACGGCCGGCTGTTCGCCGAATGGGGACAGCTGCGCCAGGTCATGAGCGTCGTCGTGCCCACCGCGATCTATGTCGGCTCGATGCCGTTCATCGGGCTCTACGTCGCCTCCATGGTGTTCATCGCCTGGTTCATGCGCTGGCTCGGCGGCTACCGCTGGCTGACGACGATTGCAATCGCGGTCGGCATGCCGGTTGTGACCTATCTCGTTTTCGAGCGCTGGTTCCTGGTCCCGCTGCCCAAGGGGCCGATCGAGGATTGGCTCGGTCTGTAA